TCAATGACTTGCGGGCACCAATCCGCCAAGTGGGCGACATGCAAAGGAACAAAGAAATCACTGTCCTCCGACACCTCCTCACCTGCCCAGATGTACCACCCCGTCGTATCCCCCACCGGAACATGTCGCAGGCCATTGATCGGCACTACGCCATCTTGAACATTCCGCGAAATACCGACTTTCATGTCCGAAGGACTAACCAGAGGTTCAGCGTCGAAACGTAGGCAAACCTCGAGCTGCTGGCTGGATATGCCGTTCATCAGATCGCCACCTTTCGATACAAATTCTTGATTGCATTCCCCAGCTTCCCACGGGACTCTCGACATGAGGCAGACTGTGAACGATTCCGCGCAGGAAAGCAGGCTCCATACTGTGCATCGACTGTCTCCGCCATTCTGCTCGCCCGTAAGTGGACAATGCCAAATTCGACTTGATTGGTACTGCAACCCGGGCCAGACCCCCCGCCGTTCCTCTGCGGGACTAGCGATCGCTGATGCTTCACGGTCAAATTTCAATGGTTCGGTGCCACGGAATCCGACCCGTTTTACGGGACAGTTCTAAAAACCTATTCGGGCATACTCCTTGCGGGATGAGGCGACTGTTCCAGCTGTGACGCGGAACGAATGCGGGTTCGACTTAGGGAGGCAACCGCGCAACTCATGAAGCTGATGATGCAAGTTGACTTTAGTCGTCGTCCCATTCATCGCGCAGCGACTTGCGCAGCACATCCACCTGCACGATTAGGGCCCCTAGCAATTCCTCGCGACTGAGCCGATTAGTGGTTCGGTATGACCACGTTACGTCCCCGTCCCGGTCCAGAACTTTGAGGAGGACAAAGGCTTCCAGGGCCGTCTCGCCCTGTTCTAGCGGATACACTTCCAGCCCATTGAGCACTTGCTCGACCGGTACTCTTCGTTCTCCCGCAGCAGGAGCTCCTGAATGACTGCCCATGAGGAGGAACTGTACATCTGGTGAATGGAGATCTGCCAACTAGCTTCCACCGCATTCAAAGAGACCACTATTCCCGCCATGCCCAGCCGCGGCCCAGTTGCGTCGAACACGGTCCCAGTACACGTTGGAAGAAGACACACTGAAGGCCATGATTCCGGGCTATTGATGTGATTCCGATCTTTGGCATGAAGTCCTCTTGCTAGGGTTGAATCGCTTCTGGACCCGGTCTGCCTCAACCTTCATTTGGCTGCCCTTCTGGCTTCAATTCGGCGCTCATTCCATCCGTTCCTGAACAATTTTCCAAGGATTTCCATTTCTTCGTGAACTTTTTTCGCCCAGTGGGCAATACATAGTGTGACTACAGACGCCGACATCATCCGCAGATCCAGTGAGAGCCCTCGGGCTTTCACTGAGCTCTACGATAAATACGCCCGCATGGTCTTCCGCTATGCCGCCCGACGCGCTGGTGATTCCGCTGCCGAGGACGTCATGGCCGAGACTTTTCTCGTTGCCTTTGAGCGGCGGGATTCCTTCGACCTCACATGGGACGATGCCCGGCCCTGGCTGTTTGGCATCGCCACGAACTTACTGCGCAAACACCACAGGACCGAGGCGAAATTGCTGAGGGTCCTAGCCAAGTCCTCCGGCCGTGATTCCTATGCGGACAGCACGGACAGGATCGCAGAACAGGTTGATGCTGCGGCAGCCACGTCGGCCATGGCCGTTGCACTGCGCAAACTCTCTGCGGCTGACAGGGAATGTATTTTGCTCTACGCCTGGGCGGAGCTGAGCTATGAGGGTATCGCCGAGGCAACGAAGGTGCCGATCGGCACTGTGAGGTCACGACTCAATCGAGCCCGGCGGATCCTAAAGGACGCCGCCGGCCCATTCCGACACAACACCGAGGAGGCAGACCATGGACGAGCTGAAGCTACTGCGTGAAATGCGTAACGATTTTCCGATCGTCAAGGACTCAGTGATCAACGGCGGACGTGACCGGCTCCTGCAGCGGATCGCCTCGGGGGCTGGCAAGAAAAGGACCCGACGCCCGCGCAAAGCCCTGCGCATCACCTTGATGACAGCGGCAACGCTGGGGCTTGTCACAGCCCTCGTGGCTGGAAACGTCATTGGCCTGGCAGGCTGGCGAGGAGCCGCCAGTGCCGAAGCTGCAGAAGTTTTGAACAGCGCAGCCGAACTGGCCATCAAGACCTCAGATCCGGCACTCTTGCCCGGTCAGTACTTGAAGATCGAGAGCACCAACCTGTGGCTGACACAAACTGCTCAGGCAGTCGCGGCGGGCGATAAGGATGTGTCAGGGGAACCGCTCTCATGGCTCGACACCGAAAAGATGTCCATGTACGTGCCAGCCAACCGTGACCACGAATGGATCTGGGACCGCTCAGGACGCATACCCACAACGTTCTTTAGCGAGCAGGCCAAGGAATTCGCCTTGCAGCAAGCCAAAAGTATGGGTGACACTTCCGAACACCTCAAGGCGGCCAACGGCGCGTTCTATGGTTCACCCAGCAGCTTTCCCAGTGAAAAAGAACTGGCGGGCTACTCCAGGAATCCGTGGATGCTGCTGAACGGCATCTATCTGAAAACGCTCGGCGCCGGCCAGTCCATTGACGGCGAAGCACTAGTCTGGATTGCTGATCTGCTGTGTACAGGTCTAGTGCCCGCGGACTTGCGAGCTGCGCTGTACAAGGCTGCGGCAATGATCCCCGGGGTCACAGTAACTCAAGACCAGGCAACACTGGATGGCCAACGAGGGGTCTCCATCGGCCGGGCTGAGAAGGCATCGAACATCCGACAGGACATCATCATTGATCCGGCCACAGGTCAATTGATCGGGGAACGGCAGATTACACTCGTACCTTTGGGCACCATCCCCGCTGGGGCAACAATCGGCTGGACGACCATCCGCACCACAGTCGTCGATTCAGCCCCGTAGGGAAAGGCGAGACACAAAAACTTGCTTGTGCGGGTGGTTCAACGAACGGGACCACCCGCACAAGCAGACTCACAACTACCGTTTCAGCTATCCGTCTCTGGAATCAGACGCAGCAAAGCAACCAATTCCCATAGGAGGTTCGACGAACGGGACTGGCGGTTTCTCCAATTCACCCGCCACTGCTTATTGGTATTCATATTGACACGTGCAGGGCTTCGCAGTCGCCAGGACCACCAACCATGCAACTTGTCGCGTTGTACGCTGACCCAATGGGATCACTTGATGATGAGCCGCCGAATGAAGGTCCACGACAATGGCCGGCTGATTCTCTTGAGGGCATGCCGCCCAAGAAGCGTCGGCTCATCGTATGGTGGCTAGTCTTCTCTTGCCTGCTATACCCAGTCGTCGCGTTTCCATTGGAGCTCTTGGGCGTCCCCTTAGGTTTGACCATAGCGCTTGCATTCCTTGTCTTCTTAATCGCAGCCATTCCGATCATTCGGTCTGCGCGGAAAGAGCGCCACACACTCCACAACCTAGAAGACGACCACCCGCAAGGACCTGAAAACACGAACCGTCGTGCGCCGGATCATTGACTGGTCGACAGCCGACAACCTCCCCCGCAAGCGGCTCAGACACCGCAACTTCGAAGGGTGTGACCAATCGAAGTTGACGGCCATACCAGGGCCAAGGACTAACAATTTCTCTGCATCCGTTGATCACCAAGGACACCCCATGAAGAACTTCGAGCTCCCTCGAATTAGTCTAATCTGGCTGGGAATTGGAGTCGTTTTCTGGTTCATCATCGGGCTTCTCACGCTCAATGATCAAGGATTTACATGGAAAGCGATGCTCACTTTTGCTTTGGCAGCTGCATGTCTGGCCGGCGTCATCCTTGGCACACTTGCAAAGAAGCGCAACATTCGAGACTGACGACCAGTGGGACTGACCAGCATTCGCTTTACCCAACTACAAATCGCTGGTTCCGTGCCGCAGAGCGTTCCACTTACGGGGGGCGATCGCAGTGCAGAGGACTTTGGACACTCAGCGCAGTCGTCTTTGGAAAATGACAGCTGCCTGTTGCCCAGCTTGGAGCAACCGGTCACCCTTGCGTAAGCGCCGCCATTATCCGCGTTTGCGCACTGTCTCGATCCACACCCGCATCGACCAGCGCACGATCCAGGCGGTCGCCATGGACACTCAGTACCCCGAACAATAGGTGCTTGATCCCGACACGATCGGAATGCAGCTCCCGCGCGGTGCGCTGCGCCGCCTTGAGGGCCTCCAGAGACATGCGGGTGAATGGGAACTCTTCTGAGGTGTCCTCCGGACCAGGGGAGGCGAAACGCACAATCGCAACACGTAAGTCCTCCGGCCAGACGCCCAGCGCCGTCTGCACCATGTTCGGATATGCGTGCAAAAGCCCCAATAGTAAATGCTCAGGACCGATGCACGAGTCATGCATCCTCCACCTTGACTCTTCCTGAGCCAGGACCACCGCCCGCCGAACATTGTCGGTGTAGTTCCCTGAGAACTTCGAACCGGTCATGCCCCAAAGCGTAGTCTTCGCGGCTCGCCGGCACCACGGCCGAGCCTCCCCGGAGAAGGATGTCCTGACCCGGCCGCTAATCGACCTGCGGCCGTGTCAGGCTTCCCGCTCACGGTTCCCGCTACGGACAGGCTCTGGGTGGCTTCCATTGGCAAGCTGTAGTCCAGTGGCTACCTGGCTCAAATCGCCCTTAGCGTAGGATTTTTTTAGTTTTCTGTGGTTCCCCCATGAACGCGTTCAAGGCTGCCGCGAGGCTGGCTGTGGACCAGCGTGTTGACGGGACCTCGGCGGCGAAAGGCGGCGGCTGGTCGTTCGGCGGAAGCGCCGGCCAGATGGTTGCCCCGTCGTAGCGGCAGTTGATCCCGGCACTTTTCGCCCGATACGACACGATTGGGTCTCTTGGTCCCATGGAATGGATCTATCTATAAACTGAGTGTATAGATAGTAGGGTGAACAAGACTCTTACCCTTCTGGGGTTGCTGAGCCGTGAACCGAGCTACGGCTATGACCTGAAGCATTCCTACGACCGCTATTTCGGCGCCCAGAAGCCGCTGGCTTTCGGGCAGGTGTATTCCACGCTGGCCCGTATGATCCGCGACGAACTGATCAAGGCATTGGGTGAGGAAACCGGCGGTGGCCCGGACCGGAAGAAGTACGAGATCACACCAGCTGGCCGGGGCCGGGTCCGTCATTGGCTGTTCACTCCCGATGTTCCCTCCGAAACTCTGCAGAGTGAACTGTTCGCCAAGACTGTTGTCGCCTTGCTGATCGACGACGACGCAGAACAGTTGCTGGACGTGCAGCGCGGGAAGCACATGGCGCGGATGCGTGAGCTGACCCGGCTCAAGCGCGACGCCGATCTGCTGCAGGTACTGATGTGCGACCACGGGCTGTTCCACATCGAGGCCGACCTGCGCTGGATAGATCTGACCAGTGCCCGCCTGACCCAACTCAAGATGGAGCTGCAGAGCGCATGACCACGATTGACACCACTTCACCCATCCTCAGCGCCCGCGGGCTGCACCATTCATTCGGTCAGACCGAGGCACTGCGCGGGATCGACCTCGACGTTCACCCCGGAGAAGTCCTGGCCATCATGGGCCCGTCGGGATCAGGCAAGTCCACCCTTCTGCACTGCCTCGCCGGGATCCTCACCCCCGCAGCCGGCACCGTTACCTACATGCCACGCACAGGGGTTCCCCAGGACATCAGTGGCCTGGGCGAATCAGAACGGTCCCGCCTGCGGCTGACAGACTTCGGCTTCGTCTTCCAGTTCGGCCAACTACTCCCGGAGCTCACGGCCCTGGACAACGTCAGCCTGCCCCTACTGCTGGGCGGCACGAAACGCTCCGAGGCCTTGCGCCGCTCGACGGAGCTGCTGGCACGCCTCGGCTTGGACGGATTCACGGGCAAGGTTCCCGGGGAACTCTCCGGCGGCCAGGCCCAGCGCGTTGCCATCGCCCGTGCCCTGGTTGGTGCCCCTGCCATACTGTTCGCCGATGAACCTACCGGCTCACTAGATTCCCTGGCGGCGGAGAATGTCCTGACGCTGATGCTCGACCTTGTGCGGGAAGCGGGCACGACCGTGGTGATCATCACCCACGACGCACGCACCGCCGCGTACGCCGACCGCGAAGTTATCGTGCGTGATGGAAGCGTCTCTGCCGGCCACAGGATCGCGGCATGAACCCGGCCGTCCTGAAACTGGCATTTTTGGGCAGCCGGTCCTCGTTGGGCCGGATGGCCGGCATCGGTGGAGGGGTAGCCATCGGGGTGTGCCTGATCCTGCTCCTGTGGAGTGCGGCCAACGGGCTGGCCCAGCGCGATGCCCGCGGTGCCTGGTTAAAGGAGATGGGCCAGTCATCGGTCATCGCCCCGCCGGCAACCGACGGGCCTGTCACCAACGCAACCCTGACACCGATACCACTGACGCCGGAAAGAATTCTGCTCGGATTCCCGGTGGACATCTTCCGGGACCAGTTCATCAACCACCGGGACATTGCCGCCGTCCCCTCCACCACCGTGAAAATTCCTGGCATCCCGGCTCCGCCAGCTCCCGGGCAGTACTACGCCTCGCCCGCCCTGCAACACCTGATTGAATCAACCCCGGCGAACCAGCTCGGGGCCCGATATGGGCAGTTCGTGGGCACGATCAACGACTCAGCCCTTCCCGGACCCGATGCCCTGGTGGTCATCACCGGGGCCACCGAGGCACAGCTGCGTCAGGGCCCGGCAGCAATGCTCGTCACAAGCTTCACCAGCAACCCCTACGGCGAGAGCGCCAGCCTGTACCGTACAGCCCTGCTGGTTGGCGGGATTGCAGTGCTCTTCCCCGTGCTGTTGCTGGTCAGCATAGCGACCGGGCTGGGGGCAGCCCAA
The DNA window shown above is from Arthrobacter sp. ERGS1:01 and carries:
- a CDS encoding PadR family transcriptional regulator, with the translated sequence MNKTLTLLGLLSREPSYGYDLKHSYDRYFGAQKPLAFGQVYSTLARMIRDELIKALGEETGGGPDRKKYEITPAGRGRVRHWLFTPDVPSETLQSELFAKTVVALLIDDDAEQLLDVQRGKHMARMRELTRLKRDADLLQVLMCDHGLFHIEADLRWIDLTSARLTQLKMELQSA
- a CDS encoding ABC transporter ATP-binding protein gives rise to the protein MTTIDTTSPILSARGLHHSFGQTEALRGIDLDVHPGEVLAIMGPSGSGKSTLLHCLAGILTPAAGTVTYMPRTGVPQDISGLGESERSRLRLTDFGFVFQFGQLLPELTALDNVSLPLLLGGTKRSEALRRSTELLARLGLDGFTGKVPGELSGGQAQRVAIARALVGAPAILFADEPTGSLDSLAAENVLTLMLDLVREAGTTVVIITHDARTAAYADREVIVRDGSVSAGHRIAA
- a CDS encoding RNA polymerase sigma factor, encoding MTTDADIIRRSSESPRAFTELYDKYARMVFRYAARRAGDSAAEDVMAETFLVAFERRDSFDLTWDDARPWLFGIATNLLRKHHRTEAKLLRVLAKSSGRDSYADSTDRIAEQVDAAAATSAMAVALRKLSAADRECILLYAWAELSYEGIAEATKVPIGTVRSRLNRARRILKDAAGPFRHNTEEADHGRAEATA
- a CDS encoding immunity protein Imm33 domain-containing protein, with the protein product MNGISSQQLEVCLRFDAEPLVSPSDMKVGISRNVQDGVVPINGLRHVPVGDTTGWYIWAGEEVSEDSDFFVPLHVAHLADWCPQVIDYLALPPGSRFLLAPGYEDIWFDAAIVHE
- a CDS encoding Clp protease N-terminal domain-containing protein, encoding MTGSKFSGNYTDNVRRAVVLAQEESRWRMHDSCIGPEHLLLGLLHAYPNMVQTALGVWPEDLRVAIVRFASPGPEDTSEEFPFTRMSLEALKAAQRTARELHSDRVGIKHLLFGVLSVHGDRLDRALVDAGVDRDSAQTRIMAALTQG
- a CDS encoding CU044_5270 family protein, yielding MDELKLLREMRNDFPIVKDSVINGGRDRLLQRIASGAGKKRTRRPRKALRITLMTAATLGLVTALVAGNVIGLAGWRGAASAEAAEVLNSAAELAIKTSDPALLPGQYLKIESTNLWLTQTAQAVAAGDKDVSGEPLSWLDTEKMSMYVPANRDHEWIWDRSGRIPTTFFSEQAKEFALQQAKSMGDTSEHLKAANGAFYGSPSSFPSEKELAGYSRNPWMLLNGIYLKTLGAGQSIDGEALVWIADLLCTGLVPADLRAALYKAAAMIPGVTVTQDQATLDGQRGVSIGRAEKASNIRQDIIIDPATGQLIGERQITLVPLGTIPAGATIGWTTIRTTVVDSAP